TCCGTCGCGCCGCGGCGCATCCCGAACCTTCCCTATTGCCTACATCGCACAGGAACCCCTGCACGTCCCACCTAACGATAAGCCTACGCCAATAATCATTCAAGCTTAATTAGCTAATTACGCTCGCGCAAACACCTTTGCTCGATAAACATGCACCTGTCTACTGTCTACTGTCTGGGGATCGTCCCGCGATAGGATTCATCACCGATGGCTTCGTGGTTGAATCGAAGGCCGACCGAGTCAACTACTTACTTAGGTATCGCTTCCGCGATCGAGTTTTGGTCCGAGACCACATTGTTCAACACTTACGTAGCTGTGTGTGTCAACTCGACTCCATTACGTTTCGCCAGGGTGAGCCTCAGCAAAAACCCGGGGGATAATAGCTTGGAGCTGGAGAAGGCGAAACAGTTAGTTGGAGGAGCAggaaaggaggaagaagaatggGGAGAAAAAAAGAGTCGGAAACAATGTAGATATACATATCTCTATCGTTCTTTTTCTCTCGCatctccttctctttctctatcGTTCTGTTTGCTTGCTGGTCGATTTCTTCATCCGCAGCTCTTGGCCAATCATTGGTCAAGAACGTTTCCCAGAACATTTCCATCTCTGGATCGATCAACGGGCAATAGAAAGATACACATAGGTAGTTTCGGAAAGTCCAATGCCACTATCTAATTCCATCTGCGTACGTTTCCACCTTTAATTCAGTTTGATTAAACTTTTGCATATACCGCGTAATTGGCTATGCCgcatcgatttttatttttagccAGACGCATGTAGCCGTGTTCACCCCATCCGTCGCCCcaccaatttttcaaaatccatTCGGTTGGCGTGTATCCGACGATCAGCATAGCGTGATTCACCATGTCCGAGCTACAACGTTCGTCGTCGTACACTCCTTTGCTGTGAACCGAgttgttttgaaaaattattaagttTCCCCATTAAACCGGAAAGCTGCAGAAGCGGGGGGCGGGCGCGCGCGAGAAAGATCTGTTCGAAAGATCGATTATAAATTTCCAGCTACATATTTCCGTCCCGTGCCCTTTTCAATTAGTAGCTGCGAGTTCAACGACTTTAGCGAGTTCCGCTTCAGGGTCATCGCGTGGACGATGCACCAAAGGTTATCGCCGCAACTGgaccaatttcttcgaatatccgTGAAAGAGGGACGATACGAgttttcgttttctcgtttttcgcgtAAACATTTACCGAGCACGAGTCGATTGCgtgttaaaaaattctttcatcCATTTTTCCCACCTTTTCCGCTATTTCGCCTTGTCGCTTATCAAAGCATGCCGGCCAAACGTAAAAAGTACTGATCGACCGAATCTCAATgaatgttttttaaactttaagcgACCCAAAACGGCGTGCGATTGGAATCCGCAGGGGGTAGGCGTGCGGTGATGGGGAGCGGCATACTCACTGATAGAGCTGAAAAGTTTTCGGGCTGGCATTTATGGAAGCCGCTACGGGACCTATGGTCGCTACAGCAGCCTCCAAAGACTTCTCGTCACGCGCTGGCAACACCGCCCACGAAGTAATGTTGACCACGCTCAAGTCCTGATGGAAACGACACGGGCTTTGCTGCTCTCAAAGGAAACATGTCGCCTTGTTTAATCCTTTCTGCCTAATTACCGGGATTCCAGGCGATTCGATGAGTGATATGTATGCAACTCGAAAGCAAAGGGGAAAGCTCGATACCGTGCCACTACTCTTCGACTCTTCCAAACGGATTTCTTTGCGTAACGTTTGTTGACGCTCGCGTGAAAATTTTTGTTCGTTACATCAGCCGCGACTGTGCGCTTAAATCAGCACGCGGAGATAAACGTTACGAAAGAAGGGAAGAGAAATCTGTGGAATAGCGAGGGACTAAGTAAGAGACTAATTGCAAGCGCGTATCAAGAAcctacgtaggggagaccggggcagattgtaacaaggggtaaattgtaacataagtaaaatcttttgaacgacaaatctggcaactcacgtatatcaaatgttttataatgatatgtgttttcatttatagtttttagaaatgtttatttctgttcatatttgtatttaaataagtaaagtagatgtgttacaatttaccccgggactggggcacattgtaacaaaggttcagatttctttaagatgaagctagatatctaagtgtccaagattttgtcacgtactttcacgcaattagtcCACCACATATGCAAGTAGTAAATCTCGagaattatttcctgattgaggaaaacactttcgagaaaaaacagtgaaaacttttttgttacaatctgccccaaTCTCCCCTACCTAAAATTTACAATCACTTCTCGAAACGACCCACGTGCTTAGCTACAGGTAGGTATCTACTAAATAATAAACAGCGTACTTTTCCTTTGTACGGGTACTGAGCTTGAGCCATCAGCCCTTTTGCCTTCTCCAGATATCTCAGCGTATTCCTCAGAGATCCGCCGGCACAACCTAAATTACCAGTGGACGCGCTGCAATCGATCAACTGCTGCTCACTCAAGGGGATCAACATGCCGGTTTCTTTGAAGATTTGCCCCTGAATGCTTTCAGCGATCGAATAAGCGTAACAGCTGCCGCAATCCTTTTGGTTCTGCGCCGGAGTATTAAATCCTTTTTGGCGCCAGTCGACTTGCGGTGGAAGGTGGCCTCGTGCCTCGTGCGACCCCCATGCCGCCCCCACTATCGACTCCTTCGACACGTGACGCTTGCTGCTCGGGATCAGTTTCACCTGGATACAAAACATGACAATAAACCACTCCCTTTCGCGATTCGATAGATAGGTATATGGACGAACCATGTCCCGAACGTATTGTCTAGTTCCGAGATCCGCAATATGATTGTCTCGTAGCGTATAATTGTGATGGCCCGCAGCTGCCATCAAGTTGTGTTTATAAATCATCACTAGATTTTCTTCCCAAGTCAACCTTCTAGCACTCTCCACGTTTCCGAAGTAACTCTTATTATAACGAGCCTGCAGGAACAAGAATTACAGAACGAATACCTAATGATCGAGAAACCTTTAATACCTATCTAACGTTGAAGCCGTTGAAGGAGAAATATCTGATATACACACCTTGTATGCGTCCCAGTATTCGTCCAGCTTTTCTGATATTTCCGGGGGGAATCGTTTCTCCTTATCGAACACTTGAATGCCGTTAGCCCATGCCATTAGCGACAACAACGCAAAATGACAAAGCCGACGATCCATCGCGAATAAGATCAGATCGTATTGTGTCGTATCGAAGTGAATTGAACCGAATCGAATCGTGTCGAATCGAGTCAAGTCAGtggagtcgagtcgagtcgaatTGCTCTTCGCTCCGAAAGACCAAAACTCGATCGACTGCCACGAAATGAGGGCCTACTCATTCGTACGGTACGACCATCGGATCGGTCTGTGTAAAACGTGGCCGTTCCACTTTTCCCGTACCATGGCGCATCGAATTCCGACGACAGcagttttctaaattttgcGAGTAAGCACCAACTGGCTTGGCGAGTAAAACAACAAACACTGCGAAACTTTCGTCATCGCCGATGACGAATCTGCTACCGGAATGTGGACGCATAATGCCTGCTATAATTTACATAAAAGAGAGTACCGCGTAGAACACCGACGACGTTTCAATGTTTGGCAGAAAAGTGATGGGGTGCAAGTGGATAGCACAGGCGTGAATGGAATGGAAAAAGCGTAGTGATAAGGCAACTCGCTGCAATCGGTGCTACATAGTGGCACCGTGTCCCCCCGCAATGCGACAAACACGGCATATGTATGTGCTGCAGTTCGAAAGAATAGAAACAAGAGTACATAGAACGAAATTTTCACGGTAAGAGTTAACAGTCGAGAAAGGTGTTGAGAATAGAGATTGGAGCAGGCACAGCGCGCTTGCACTTCCCTGTGAATAGAGATGGTGGATCTCGATCGAATGGAAAGATTGAAGAGTCGACCGTGAGATGGCTATACTAGTTAGGAATCGCAGCGTGGTGAAAAAGACGGAGCAGCGCCTGGTAAGCGTAAGCACGCGTTCGGCCTCGTGATAGCGCACCCACTCGCGCGCTTTACACGCTCCTTATGTTTCTCATTTCTCGTTTTTCCCTATCCCTCGCGAGTCCCTAGCTGCAGCGGTAGCAGTAGCCGAACATATCTCGATGATAAAACAATGTGAGCGTAATCTGAATTTGTGGTGCGTTCACGCatcctccattttttttttacggttgCTCGTTCGTTTCTCGAATAAATAGCTTCTTTTCCGAAACCgccgaaaatataaataaagacgTATGTACACGTATTTCATGCACACGAAATTTGTAAATTCAACGCGTATGTCCGTGTCGGCTAATAAACCGTGCGGGCATCGTTCGAGTGAGTACTGTAAGTACACGTTTCTCGTTTGTCAGCTTTCTCCTGTGTGTCGTCAACGTCAGAGGATGGGGGTAACAGGCAGAAGATTGCGGATGTTCATTCGCGAGGAACCTGTGATCTACTCGTCTTCTATCTCCTTGACAAAACGCTCGTCGAGCATCGTGCAAGGAGCAGCGTGCATCTGTCGATTGGTCAAGTGCTACGACTTACGAGGTCTTGTGCGTTCGTACGTTCGTGCGTTCGTGCGCCCGTGCGTCCGTGCATTCGTACGTTCGTTCGTCCAGCTGTATATGTATTCCTACCCAGTTGCCCGGTTCGTAGCTCTCGCGTCCCCCCGTCTCCCGTCACCCGTTTCCCATCCCTCGTCCCTGGTCCCCCGTCCCCGTCCGCAGTCTCTGGTCCGATTATCATTGGCCACGCGCGGCATCACGGCTTCTGCCAGTGGGGAGGCGCCACGCTGAAAAGCAAAACTCAAGAACATCGTTGGTGTAATCGTGATCGTTTTGCTGAGAAAAGTATCGAGTCTGGTCGATCCGCGGCAagtggcgtcgcgacgccccgGTTCGGTCCGTGCCGCCGCGTCGTGCTTTTTCTACGAGCTCACGGCCCCGAGAATGGAAGAATCAGGAATCGACATGGGTTTCGATCTGGCGGCTATCACGGCCGATTTAGAGCATCGCGAGGCGAGTCTCTGTGCCCGCCGATGCGAAGAGAAGGATGTCGACGTCGCCTTCGACGACCCGGCCAACATTCATGCGAATGAAAATGGATACGAAAACAATGACGGCGATTGGGAACAGGCCCTCTCCTTTCTGTCTACGCCGGCGCAAGATATCATGTACTACGAATTAAAGAGTCGGGCACCAAATACTAACAGGTACGCCAGGAAACAGCTACACTCGCGATGAAAATCTTAAACCCATTGCTTCACTCAAAAGTCAAAAACTTATATGTATGTCTGTGCTTCTGGGTAGCGATTGAGACGCAAGTGCCAGCGAGCACGATGGTCGTGATCggcgcttctttctttcttaatccGGTTAGAAGAGCATACAGTCCTGCATGGACGGCACAACACTAGCTTGTCGGATGTCTTTCACCAGTTGTCAAGTTACGTACACTCTCTATTACAACTTCAGTGGGAATGCCGTATGGTTTTCGAAAGAAATTCGAGAAAACCGCTGAACGTCAACCTAACGATAAGACGCATTTACGAGTGTCTCAATTGCACTCTCAACCGTCACCGACAGGCACAGATAGAATGCGGCAACAGTGTGCGCTACAGCACAGCCACGGTTCCGAGACTTCCGAGTGTTCCGACGGGGCACGGGCCCAGTCCACTCTCTACCTACACTCTACAATCTACATTATCTACAAGCTGTTTAATTTCGAGCTACGTTTCTCGTCCCGCTCGTCCGTTCGCTTCTGCATAGTGAATAGTTATTCCCAACTTACTTCGGCTCGACTCGGTTTGGCTCGGTTTGGCTCGGTCCAACTCGCGGAGAATACACCCACTGTTATTAATTCATCGCGCTGGCGCTTGCGCACCTTTGATCACGATTGCTctcgaaggagaaggagaatcgATCTTGAATAAGACCGCTCGTCTCCCTTCATCTCGTTGGGCATCGCCACGCAATGTATTTTAGAGGAGAAAGGCCTTTGCAAAGGTGGCAAAATATGGTAGGGCGGATGATGGCAAGTTACCGACGAAAATGACACTACCTAGGCTAAACCATTCTCGATAAAATTGGACTCGACACGTTACTATATGCGACCAGCATGTTTGCGCGTTTCTTAATTCGCTCACTCGAGCGAACGAGTGATGGCCGGGAGTTGGCTCGCAGATGCGTGTGCGCGAAAGTCTCGCTCGAACGAGCCATAGGAATTGAAAGAGAGAGAAGACGAAAAATGTGGTAACGCAATGAATCCAGGTTTAGAGCTTTAGGGGCGCCGGTTTTTTGGCGTTGACagcgtcgttgtcgttgtcatTGTCATTGTCGTTCTCATCCTCATCCtcctcatcatcatcatcatcatcgacgtcgtcgtcgtcgtcgtcgtcgttgtcgttgtcgataACAAGAAACGCCAAAAGTAGGGTTTAGTAGCGTCGCGACGCTTCGGCTCGTACGGTCGCGAAGCATTTTCACCTCCCACGGAGGACATGCAAGAGATATCGTCCGAGACGGCGCGACAAATCGTCGAATTCGAGGATCTAGTGTCACGGTTAAACCGAATAAACGACGTCGGCCGTCCGGTGATTCGCACCGTAACGACTGTCGATTCAAAAAttgggacgacgtcgacgacggtaACGAATATAGCGAGAACATCTACGATAACAACAACGACGAAGCCACTGTCCCATTGGCCGATCGCATCACACACGCTAACTCCGCGATTCACCGCGTCGTTGGGATCGGAACCAGAACCGGAACTggtatcaaaattaaaattggaaTCGGGACCGAGTTCGAGACTGGGAACAGGACTGGAGACAGGACTTGCGTCGTCGACATCGCCGACATCGTTGTCGGTTCCGTTATCCAGACAGCAGAGTTCGTCGCTTGACTCAATTTTGTTTTCGCGAGCCTCCGGTGGAACGAGCAACTCGTTACCGTACGCGTGGCCGAGCCGCAACCACACCGAATACTCGAGCGACGCGTTCGAAGTTGTCGCTCGGACCACCAGCTGTCCATCCACTCCGGATCGTGGGTGGGAACAGGTGGAGcgaccaaagcaatcggagaaaCGAGAGCACCGAGAACAACAACAGGAGCAACGCGTGCGTGTGCACATTGGCATCGACGAGGATCTGCGCATGATTCTCGAAATGGATCCGTCGATCGTCGACGGGACGAcggcgacgaagacgacgaaagcGACGGCGAGTGCAGCTACGCTACCGGCTGTATATCCTTCCGGCGGCAACGGTCATATTGCGTTCGCGCGTTCGTTGCGCGCCACTCGTCCGCAAGGCTGGTACAGAAGCGATTAACGTTCCTAGGTTCCAACTCCACTCTACTCTCAAACTCTCCCGCGCTTTTCTTCGCGCTATCTATGATACGTCTGCGTCATTCTCAGCCATCTTTGCATCCGCGCCCGCTCCCATATTTGTTCGAGCTTCTGCTTTTGGTTTTACGAGACAAACCAAATACCTTTCCGCTAGACTACGCTTAGCCGGTAGGGAAATTCGCGTCTCCGTTAGTCATTCATTCCTCTTTCCCGATACGTCTGCGTTCTCCTCGATCGTAAACATTGCTTCTAAATTTAGGGGACTGTCCTTGGAACTTGCGCGTACATCTCTCGCGGACGTTGCGGATGCCGCGTATACGGTTTCTCGATTTATATTCTTTCTCCATCGTTGGTAAGTCGGATCGCAGGGAAGCGACGAACGATCGTGAGAATCGGTTGCAACGCAACTTTCAGGGGAATGCGTCGTCTCTCCCGACCGAATTAGCGCGATCCGTCTACTAATCGAATACAAGGTCGTGGCAAAACGAAACGAAGAAAAAACGATTATCTGTGCGAGAATAAAGACCGAGGAGGCGAGAAGACTTTGGAAGGAGTAGGGACGAAAGAATATAGAGAGGCTCGTTTGGTTTTTCACCGAAAGGTGTTACGTAACTCGCGCGACAGTTGCGCGACGAATACGTGAAACGGACGAGGTCTCGATCTGTCCGATGCGAGAACCGCACCTTTGACGTGCCCggaaggaaaaaaaaggaacgccACTCGAAGATAGGGATTCGAAATTCGGTCCAAATTGCACAATCTCTCTATTTTGGTGTTCTTATGGCTACAAGTTGGCTTTGTTCCCACATTGGTGAAATTGGGAATATTCTTCCGACTGCTAGGTGGCGCGTAACGTCATGTCAACTCGACTAGACTCGCCGTGCCGCAAGCATTTTCGTCATACcacatgtagggaatttccctcgACCTGAGTCCGCTTTAACGATTCTTACAATTGCTCTACCTTGGCGGAAATTTGATTGGAACGAGCAATCGGATGCTACGTAAAGAGTAATTCTCAGAATTTGCGTGGTATGCCGTAGGCTTGGACAGTGATCGGAAGGCGATCTCAAGGTCACGCGTATAGCCCGCGTCTGTCGTGGTTCGAGCCGTGTAGATCTACTTAGAGCGTAGACTGTAGGGAGTTTTGTTTCCCATTCGTGCTCTCTTGCGCTTTTAACTGGATAGCTTAATAGTTTGGGCTATTTAAACGTTTATGTATAGTCGAGGAAGCTTGTTGGTTGAAgttaaaaatacataaaaataaatatccgACCCGCGTATTCTGCTACCGAGACATTGCGCAGGCGCTATGTATGTGCGCTAGAGTGGCTCTTtgcgacttttgaattttcttccggGCATCCCCCAGAATACTTTCaagtaataacaaaaaaatctgtttaaactttgagaccgatcggataacgggaaaaatGCCCCTGGgctcttaaacatttaaagaattatttaatagcTCACAAAGTCGGTTTtctataatatcctccaagttattgattaaataaaaaaatatgtcaaacaaaagttgtaggtgcggacaaggagcatattttatgttctattactttttctcgtgcgacaaactgttctcattttattttttattatttggacttattctggagggtgccacgaagaaaatcttgagaaaaaaaatttaccaagagtaaataagagccaccctaatgtacacgaAGAACGTTGTCCGGTGCAAAAGGCCAAAATGTTTCTCATGATTTTTCAGTCCACCAACGTTTAAGACTGCAACGCCCACTTCGCGCACGCAATTGAAGCTCCAGCTGATGCGAGAGCAGCTGCAAGAGCAGGAAAGGCGAGAGTCGGAGTTTCGTCAAAATTTGCAGCTGCACAGACCACCGGCAGCTCCTCCGAGACCAGTACCACCTGCGGCGCTATCGACAATCGGGGTGGACGTGCCGCCGCAAGTCCTACAAGTACGCTTTTGCTTCCTCTGTATCACCTACAAGTGCTACAACCTATGTATTTCCCACTCTCATCGCCTCCACAGTGCCCTCTCCCCTCTCAATCTTCAATTGCAAGGGTCTGGGTTaagtaaaagtagtaaactCAAGATCAAAAACATTATGTTCGGATTCGAATTTTATTACAAAGCGATGAAAGACGGGggaacttacaattagatagagagagggagggaggtgATGGTGGTTGGCGGGGTAGGAAGAAGGTCGAGAGATGTCGAAAGCTCTGAGTGGATCTTGTTTG
This portion of the Andrena cerasifolii isolate SP2316 chromosome 9, iyAndCera1_principal, whole genome shotgun sequence genome encodes:
- the Ctsl4 gene encoding cathepsin L4, which produces MDRRLCHFALLSLMAWANGIQVFDKEKRFPPEISEKLDEYWDAYKARYNKSYFGNVESARRLTWEENLVMIYKHNLMAAAGHHNYTLRDNHIADLGTRQYVRDMVKLIPSSKRHVSKESIVGAAWGSHEARGHLPPQVDWRQKGFNTPAQNQKDCGSCYAYSIAESIQGQIFKETGMLIPLSEQQLIDCSASTGNLGCAGGSLRNTLRYLEKAKGLMAQAQYPYKGKQSPCRFHQDLSVVNITSWAVLPARDEKSLEAAVATIGPVAASINASPKTFQLYHKGVYDDERCSSDMVNHAMLIVGYTPTEWILKNWWGDGWGEHGYMRLAKNKNRCGIANYAVYAKV
- the Mitf gene encoding transcription factor Mitf isoform X3 codes for the protein MQEISSETARQIVEFEDLVSRLNRINDVGRPVIRTVTTVDSKIGTTSTTVTNIARTSTITTTTKPLSHWPIASHTLTPRFTASLGSEPEPELVSKLKLESGPSSRLGTGLETGLASSTSPTSLSVPLSRQQSSSLDSILFSRASGGTSNSLPYAWPSRNHTEYSSDAFEVVARTTSCPSTPDRGWEQVERPKQSEKREHREQQQEQRVRVHIGIDEDLRMILEMDPSIVDGTTATKTTKATASAATLPAVYPSGGNGHIAFARSLRATRPQGCPPTFKTATPTSRTQLKLQLMREQLQEQERRESEFRQNLQLHRPPAAPPRPVPPAALSTIGVDVPPQVLQVRTLLENPTRYHVVQKQKNQVRQYLHESFRGGTIDTESESVLGKNSVEAVPTSTPMVVQSAPPGPAVQHPKPQHPHLASYPHAPTVLSHGNPVAVSPDPTTGGMSPGLSSVATSNSEAEDLLDDILSFESGSLGDSLKDGQPTSLTNIPELQIKPEPLLLTEAEIHALAKDRQKKDNHNMIERRRRFNINDRIKELGTLLPKTNDPYYEIVRDVRPNKGTILKSSVEYIKLLKNELTRMKQNELRHKQLEHQNRRLLLRVQELELQAKTHGLPVSDFNWSSTSGSILHGFSRAKHEQRKVMPINADRRPRSFHDP